A portion of the Myxococcus stipitatus genome contains these proteins:
- a CDS encoding nicotinate phosphoribosyltransferase gives MEPDIALLTDLYELTMTEAYLAEGQWDEAVFSLFVRRLPARRNYLLAAGLEDALEGLERLRFSPEDLEWLASQGRFSDRLLGWLERFRFSGDVDAMPEGTPVFAQEPLLEVRAPLPEAQLVETYLLNQLHLQTLVASKAARVVEAAAGRPVMEFGLRRIHGTDAGLKAARAAYLAGVDSTSNVLAGKRYGIPLAGTMAHSYVQSHDDELQAFRDFTRVHPDATLLVDTYDTLRGVQHAIRLARERGEDFRVPALRLDSGDLLALSKAARELLDEAGLEQVRLIASGALDEDRVAELLARGAPLDGFGVGTAMGVSADAPSLDMAYKLVEYAGRPRVKLSEGKVLLPGAKQVYRQESRGVAHGDVLARRSDVARGRPLLKPVMRAGRRMPGATPTLEEARAYARREVARLPPEVRALPPAHPAYPVTVGRELAWAREREVEAWSSAP, from the coding sequence ATGGAGCCGGACATCGCGCTGCTGACGGACCTGTACGAGCTCACGATGACGGAGGCCTACCTGGCGGAGGGGCAGTGGGACGAAGCCGTCTTCAGCCTCTTCGTCCGGCGGCTCCCCGCGCGGCGCAACTACCTGCTCGCGGCGGGCCTCGAGGACGCGCTGGAGGGGCTGGAGCGGCTGCGCTTCTCGCCGGAGGACCTGGAGTGGCTCGCGTCCCAGGGGCGCTTCTCGGACCGGCTGCTGGGGTGGCTGGAGCGCTTCCGCTTCAGCGGGGACGTGGACGCGATGCCGGAGGGGACGCCGGTGTTCGCGCAGGAGCCGCTGCTGGAGGTGCGCGCGCCGCTGCCGGAGGCGCAGCTGGTGGAGACGTACCTCCTCAACCAGCTCCACCTCCAGACGCTGGTCGCCTCGAAGGCGGCGCGCGTGGTGGAGGCGGCGGCGGGGCGCCCGGTGATGGAGTTCGGCCTGCGGCGCATCCACGGCACGGACGCGGGCCTGAAGGCGGCGCGGGCCGCGTACCTGGCGGGCGTGGACTCGACCTCCAACGTGCTCGCGGGCAAGCGCTACGGCATCCCCCTGGCGGGCACCATGGCGCACAGCTACGTGCAGTCGCACGACGACGAGCTGCAGGCGTTCCGGGACTTCACCCGCGTCCACCCGGACGCCACGCTGCTGGTGGACACGTACGACACGCTGCGGGGCGTGCAGCACGCCATCCGGCTGGCGCGGGAGCGCGGCGAGGACTTCCGCGTGCCCGCGCTGCGATTGGATTCGGGGGACCTGCTCGCGCTGTCGAAGGCGGCGCGGGAGCTGCTCGACGAGGCGGGGCTGGAGCAGGTGCGGTTGATCGCCAGCGGCGCCCTGGACGAGGACCGGGTGGCGGAGCTGCTGGCACGGGGCGCGCCGCTCGACGGCTTCGGCGTGGGCACGGCGATGGGCGTGTCCGCGGACGCGCCCTCGTTGGACATGGCCTACAAGCTGGTGGAGTACGCGGGCAGGCCGCGCGTGAAGCTGTCCGAGGGCAAGGTGCTGCTGCCGGGCGCCAAGCAGGTGTACCGGCAGGAGTCCCGGGGCGTGGCGCACGGTGACGTCCTCGCCCGGCGTTCGGACGTCGCCCGGGGCCGCCCGCTCCTGAAGCCGGTGATGCGCGCGGGGAGGCGGATGCCGGGCGCGACGCCCACGCTGGAGGAAGCCCGCGCGTACGCCCGCCGCGAGGTGGCGCGGCTGCCGCCCGAGGTCCGCGCGCTGCCCCCCGCCCATCCTGCCTACCCCGTCACCGTGGGCCGGGAGCTGGCGTGGGCCCGCGAGCGCGAGGTCGAGGCGTGGAGCTCCGCGCCCTGA
- a CDS encoding lysophospholipid acyltransferase family protein — MPQPTPIPIYERQAFPNPVSMQVPSEHLRRIEGTLPGPVTAFLTRFVWAFLTWLSPASRDAIARFVGGLVYRLGIRRKVVMDNLEHAFPEKSDAERRAIARGAYINMTRVVVESLPSGDRLPMDWAEQGIEGTEAWEALKARVATGKGALMVTAHFGNWELLGDMLIRWGIPLDALVRPLKGALNNRIALTRLGAGAGLIYPKGAIQELASAVERGESPYMLLDQAMPAKAAVFVPFFGRLASTTPAMAVTALRTGAPVFVVMGVRNGRPGCSLRLEVEGPILPPAPGECEDPITEHTARVTAALERCIRKYPEQWMWLHRRWKVQPEAKAPKSPAPATDAKP; from the coding sequence GTGCCCCAGCCCACGCCCATTCCCATCTACGAACGCCAGGCTTTCCCGAATCCGGTCAGCATGCAGGTGCCGTCGGAGCACCTGCGTCGAATCGAAGGGACGCTGCCAGGCCCCGTGACGGCCTTCCTCACGCGCTTCGTCTGGGCGTTCCTCACCTGGCTGTCGCCCGCGTCGCGCGACGCGATTGCCCGCTTCGTCGGCGGGCTGGTGTACCGCCTGGGCATCCGCCGCAAGGTGGTGATGGACAACCTGGAGCACGCCTTCCCGGAGAAGAGTGACGCGGAGCGGCGTGCGATTGCACGCGGCGCGTACATCAACATGACGCGCGTGGTGGTGGAGTCGCTGCCCTCCGGCGACCGGCTCCCCATGGACTGGGCCGAGCAGGGAATCGAGGGCACGGAGGCCTGGGAGGCGCTCAAGGCGCGCGTGGCCACGGGCAAGGGCGCGCTGATGGTGACGGCGCACTTCGGCAACTGGGAGCTGCTGGGCGACATGCTCATCCGCTGGGGCATCCCGCTCGACGCGCTGGTGCGTCCGCTGAAGGGCGCGCTGAACAACCGCATCGCGCTGACGCGGCTGGGCGCGGGCGCGGGGCTCATCTACCCCAAGGGCGCCATCCAGGAGCTGGCGAGCGCGGTGGAGCGGGGCGAGTCCCCCTACATGCTGCTGGACCAGGCCATGCCCGCGAAGGCGGCGGTGTTCGTGCCCTTCTTCGGGAGGCTCGCGTCGACCACGCCCGCCATGGCGGTGACCGCGCTGCGCACGGGCGCGCCGGTGTTCGTGGTGATGGGCGTGCGCAACGGCCGCCCGGGCTGCTCGCTGCGCCTGGAGGTGGAGGGCCCCATCCTCCCGCCCGCGCCGGGCGAGTGCGAGGACCCCATCACGGAGCACACCGCGCGCGTCACCGCGGCGCTGGAGCGCTGCATCCGCAAGTACCCGGAGCAGTGGATGTGGCTGCACCGCCGCTGGAAGGTCCAGCCGGAGGCGAAGGCCCCGAAGAGCCCCGCGCCCGCGACGGACGCGAAGCCCTGA
- a CDS encoding Kelch repeat-containing protein, with protein MTRATTTKTWLCLGLCGALATMTGASPAFAAAPTAALNASLTSPWSSAPSLSRTRAYHSATRLTDGTVLVVGGQGWTSGPSSAAATATTEAYTPATNAWSARASLATARQGHTATLLNDGRVLVAGGQNTATLASAELYDPATNTWSPTGSLATARRGHKAVLLNNGKVLVVGGFGAAALKSAELYDPATGAWTTTGSLATVEGRLTATLLPDGRVLAINDNGVTATAERFNPATGTWSGAAAPPAFYGHAAVLLPQGAVLAVGQEQGRFESGAWLFWAEDNEWEYVSTANESRRSGHTLTLLDDGRVLVARGTRNQVGGSAELFSTTNWSLSVAGGDAPTTGHTATLLEDGRVLVVGGTSQEEPEIYSSAELFTAP; from the coding sequence ATGACACGAGCAACCACAACGAAGACGTGGCTGTGCCTGGGCCTGTGCGGCGCGCTGGCGACGATGACGGGCGCCAGTCCGGCGTTCGCCGCGGCGCCCACCGCCGCCCTCAACGCCTCGCTGACCTCGCCCTGGTCGTCCGCGCCGTCGCTGAGCCGGACGCGCGCCTATCACTCCGCCACGCGGCTGACGGACGGGACGGTGCTCGTCGTCGGCGGTCAGGGCTGGACGTCGGGCCCGTCCTCCGCGGCGGCGACGGCGACGACGGAGGCGTACACCCCCGCCACGAACGCCTGGTCCGCGCGCGCGAGCCTCGCGACGGCGCGGCAGGGCCACACGGCGACGCTGCTGAACGACGGCCGCGTGCTCGTCGCCGGTGGCCAGAACACGGCCACGCTGGCGAGCGCGGAGCTGTACGACCCGGCGACGAACACCTGGAGCCCCACGGGGAGTCTGGCGACGGCGCGCAGGGGACACAAGGCGGTGCTGCTGAACAACGGCAAGGTGCTGGTCGTGGGCGGCTTCGGCGCCGCGGCCCTGAAGAGCGCGGAGCTGTATGACCCGGCCACGGGCGCGTGGACGACGACGGGCTCGCTGGCCACGGTCGAGGGTCGCCTCACCGCGACGCTGCTGCCGGACGGCCGCGTGCTGGCCATCAACGACAACGGGGTCACCGCGACCGCGGAGCGGTTCAACCCGGCCACGGGCACCTGGAGCGGCGCGGCGGCGCCACCGGCCTTCTATGGACACGCGGCGGTCCTGCTCCCGCAGGGCGCGGTGCTGGCCGTGGGACAGGAGCAGGGTCGGTTCGAGAGCGGCGCGTGGCTGTTCTGGGCGGAGGACAACGAGTGGGAGTACGTCTCGACGGCCAACGAGTCCCGCCGCAGCGGCCACACGCTGACGCTGCTGGATGACGGCCGCGTGCTCGTCGCCCGGGGCACGCGCAACCAGGTCGGCGGCTCGGCGGAGCTCTTCAGCACCACGAACTGGTCGCTCTCCGTGGCGGGCGGCGACGCGCCGACCACGGGCCACACCGCCACCCTGCTGGAGGACGGCCGGGTGCTGGTCGTCGGCGGCACCAGCCAGGAGGAGCCCGAAATCTACAGCTCCGCGGAGCTCTTCACCGCCCCGTGA
- a CDS encoding transcriptional regulator gives MSAPPQSLLPLQERLSRVLATAREAWPGVELEGARYVGHLARLLPTEAPDEDVEKLHLQDVYIARAAADRVPSALAAFESSFLPEVNAAVARLKLPPTGLDEVRQLLRQRMLVGSQEAPARLAAYPGTGPLSGWVRAAALWLALDWQRQRGGQPVGDDGDLSMLVAPGDDPELIYLKNTYRAEFSASFATALSGLEPRQRNFLRLKYLDGLSIDQLGALYGVHRSTAARWVVAAQESLLQETRRLLTERLRLTGSQLDSVLRLISSQLDVSLSRLLRSKPD, from the coding sequence GTGAGCGCCCCGCCGCAGTCGCTGCTCCCGCTCCAGGAGCGGCTGTCCCGCGTGCTGGCCACGGCGCGCGAGGCGTGGCCCGGCGTGGAGCTGGAGGGGGCCCGCTACGTGGGGCACCTCGCGCGGCTGCTCCCGACGGAGGCTCCCGACGAGGACGTGGAGAAGCTGCACCTGCAGGACGTCTACATCGCGCGCGCGGCGGCGGACCGGGTGCCGTCCGCGCTGGCGGCCTTCGAGTCGAGCTTCCTGCCGGAGGTGAACGCGGCGGTGGCGCGGTTGAAGCTGCCGCCCACGGGGCTGGACGAGGTGCGCCAGCTGCTGCGTCAGCGCATGCTGGTGGGCAGCCAGGAGGCCCCCGCCCGGCTGGCCGCGTATCCCGGCACGGGCCCGCTGAGTGGCTGGGTGCGCGCGGCGGCGCTGTGGCTCGCGCTCGACTGGCAGCGCCAGCGCGGGGGCCAGCCGGTGGGCGACGACGGCGACCTGTCCATGCTGGTGGCGCCGGGGGACGACCCGGAGCTCATCTACCTGAAGAACACCTACCGCGCGGAGTTCAGCGCCTCGTTCGCCACGGCGCTGTCGGGGCTGGAGCCGCGCCAGCGCAACTTCCTGCGCCTGAAGTACCTGGACGGGCTGAGCATCGACCAGCTCGGGGCGCTCTACGGCGTGCACCGCTCCACGGCGGCGCGGTGGGTGGTGGCCGCGCAGGAGTCGCTGCTCCAGGAGACGCGGCGGCTGCTCACCGAGCGGCTGCGGCTCACCGGCTCGCAGCTCGACAGCGTGCTGCGCCTCATCTCCAGCCAGCTCGACGTCAGCCTCAGCCGCCTGCTTCGCTCGAAACCCGACTGA
- a CDS encoding 2-hydroxyacid dehydrogenase, producing MRLAVFDTHRYDRTALEEANVDFQHALTFLEPRLVRQTAPLAEGFPAVCSFVNDRLDAGTLATLREGGVRLVVTRSAGYNHIDLVEAGRLGMRVARVPEYSPHAVAEHAVTLVLSLNRHIPRAFLRVRDWNFSLDGLVGFDLAGKTVGVVGTGRIGRATARIFHGFGCRLLCHDMMPDDAFAREVGARYVPLDTLYAESDVISLHVPLTPGTRHMVDARALARMKRGVMLVNTGRGALIDSRALIDALKRGHVGAAGLDVYEEEEGIFFQDLSGQVLQDDVLARLLTFPNVLVTSHQAFLTREALVSIARTTLESVRAFERGEPLVHEVRAEQVLPPSR from the coding sequence ATGCGACTGGCTGTCTTCGATACCCACCGGTATGACCGCACGGCGCTGGAGGAGGCCAATGTGGACTTCCAGCACGCGCTGACGTTCCTGGAGCCCCGGCTGGTGCGCCAGACGGCGCCGTTGGCGGAGGGCTTCCCGGCGGTGTGCTCGTTCGTCAACGACCGCCTGGACGCTGGGACGCTGGCGACGCTGCGCGAAGGGGGCGTGCGGCTCGTGGTCACGCGCTCGGCGGGCTACAACCACATCGACCTCGTCGAGGCGGGGCGGCTGGGGATGCGGGTGGCGCGCGTGCCGGAGTACTCGCCCCACGCGGTGGCCGAGCACGCCGTGACGCTGGTGCTGTCCCTCAACCGACACATCCCCCGCGCCTTCCTGCGCGTGCGCGACTGGAACTTCTCGCTCGACGGGCTGGTGGGCTTCGACCTCGCGGGCAAGACGGTGGGCGTGGTGGGCACGGGCCGCATCGGCCGCGCGACGGCGCGCATCTTCCACGGCTTCGGCTGCAGGCTGCTCTGCCACGACATGATGCCCGATGACGCGTTCGCGCGGGAGGTCGGCGCGCGCTACGTCCCGCTGGACACGCTCTACGCCGAATCGGACGTCATCTCCCTGCACGTGCCGCTCACGCCGGGCACGCGGCACATGGTGGACGCGCGGGCGCTGGCGCGGATGAAGCGCGGGGTGATGCTCGTCAACACGGGCCGCGGCGCGCTCATCGACAGCCGGGCCCTCATCGACGCGCTCAAGCGCGGGCACGTCGGCGCTGCGGGGCTGGACGTGTACGAGGAGGAGGAAGGCATCTTCTTCCAGGACCTCTCCGGCCAGGTGCTCCAGGACGACGTGCTGGCGCGCCTGCTCACCTTCCCCAACGTGCTCGTCACCTCGCACCAGGCGTTCCTCACGCGCGAGGCGCTGGTCAGCATCGCCCGCACCACGCTCGAGAGCGTCCGGGCCTTCGAGCGGGGCGAGCCGCTCGTCCACGAAGTGCGCGCCGAGCAGGTGCTGCCACCGTCGCGCTGA
- a CDS encoding SMP-30/gluconolactonase/LRE family protein, producing MKKLLLGAGVLVVAVAIFAVKTLHDAGQFKQLQPHSQGRCVPVSGMVGAEDITFHPSLGYAYVSSDDRRATMAGKPVPGGIYRFDPTGATPPTLLTGDFSPDFHPHGISLYVAPDGVQTLYAVNHTSKGNTIERFEVGADGKFVHRQTLRDTRLVSPNDLVAMDAERFYVTNDHGNPPGAKQVLEDYLQLAQGNVLYYDGQRFQEVIHGTAFANGINRSADGRTVYVTESIGKSLTIFDRDPATGALTRVHTVPLDSGVDNIELDAQGDLWIAAHPKLFDFVAHQEDPTGTRRAPSQVLRVQRKDQDYVVSEVFLDDGQKTSAAATAAVYGKHLLLGPVYDKDLLACELP from the coding sequence ATGAAGAAGCTGCTGCTGGGCGCGGGTGTGCTCGTCGTCGCGGTCGCCATCTTCGCCGTCAAGACGCTCCACGACGCGGGACAGTTCAAGCAACTGCAGCCGCACTCCCAGGGCCGATGCGTCCCGGTCTCCGGCATGGTGGGCGCGGAGGACATCACCTTCCACCCGAGCCTCGGCTACGCGTACGTCTCCTCGGACGACCGGCGCGCGACCATGGCGGGCAAGCCGGTGCCCGGTGGCATCTACCGCTTCGACCCCACCGGCGCCACGCCGCCCACGCTGCTGACGGGTGACTTCTCGCCCGACTTCCACCCGCACGGCATCAGCCTCTACGTCGCCCCCGACGGCGTCCAGACGCTGTACGCGGTGAACCACACGTCGAAGGGCAACACCATCGAGCGCTTCGAGGTCGGCGCCGACGGGAAGTTCGTCCACCGACAGACACTGCGCGACACGCGGCTCGTCTCCCCCAACGACCTGGTCGCCATGGACGCCGAGCGCTTCTACGTCACCAACGACCACGGCAATCCGCCGGGCGCGAAGCAGGTCCTCGAGGACTACCTCCAGCTCGCCCAGGGCAACGTCCTCTACTACGACGGCCAGCGCTTCCAGGAGGTGATACACGGCACGGCGTTCGCCAACGGCATCAACCGCTCCGCCGACGGGCGCACCGTGTACGTGACGGAGTCCATCGGCAAGTCGCTGACCATCTTCGACCGCGACCCCGCCACCGGCGCCCTCACGCGCGTGCACACGGTGCCGCTGGACTCCGGCGTGGACAACATCGAGCTGGACGCGCAGGGCGACCTGTGGATCGCCGCGCACCCCAAGCTGTTCGACTTCGTGGCCCACCAGGAGGACCCCACGGGCACGCGCCGAGCCCCCTCGCAGGTGCTGCGCGTCCAGCGCAAGGACCAGGACTACGTCGTCTCCGAGGTCTTCCTCGACGACGGGCAGAAGACCTCCGCCGCCGCCACGGCCGCCGTCTACGGCAAGCACCTGCTGCTGGGGCCCGTCTACGACAAGGACCTGCTCGCCTGCGAGCTGCCTTGA
- a CDS encoding superoxide dismutase has protein sequence MAFTLPELPYKKDALAPHMSAETLEFHHGKHHAAYVNNLNKLLDGKPEAAKSLEDIILSSDGGVFNNAAQVWNHTFFWNCMKPNGGGAPTGDLAAAIQRDFGSFDKFKEEFSNAAATQFGSGWAWLVLGKDGKLAVAKTGNADLPMKHGQKALLTIDVWEHAYYIDYRNARPKFIETFLNHLVNWDFVAQNLKGG, from the coding sequence ATGGCTTTCACGCTCCCCGAGCTGCCGTACAAGAAGGACGCTCTGGCCCCCCACATGAGTGCGGAGACGCTGGAGTTCCACCACGGCAAGCACCACGCCGCGTACGTGAACAACCTCAACAAGCTGCTGGACGGCAAGCCCGAGGCGGCCAAGTCCCTGGAGGACATCATCCTCAGCAGCGACGGTGGCGTGTTCAACAACGCCGCCCAGGTGTGGAATCACACCTTCTTCTGGAACTGCATGAAGCCCAACGGCGGAGGCGCGCCGACGGGTGACCTGGCCGCCGCCATCCAGCGCGACTTCGGCTCCTTCGACAAGTTCAAGGAGGAGTTCTCCAACGCCGCCGCCACGCAGTTCGGCTCCGGCTGGGCGTGGCTGGTGCTGGGCAAGGACGGCAAGCTGGCCGTCGCGAAGACGGGCAACGCGGACCTGCCGATGAAGCACGGCCAGAAGGCGCTGCTCACCATCGATGTGTGGGAGCACGCGTACTACATCGACTACCGCAACGCGCGTCCGAAGTTCATCGAGACGTTCCTCAACCACCTGGTCAACTGGGACTTCGTCGCCCAGAACCTCAAGGGCGGCTGA
- a CDS encoding thioredoxin family protein produces MFRCAACGAFNRVREPRPAGTPECGRCHRALDVSGAPQEVDGEGLDRAIVSSPVPVLLDLWAPWCAPCRAAAPIVDAVGRAQPGRLLVLKLNTEQHPRPASALGVQGIPTFVVFAGGREVARRSGVMPRPELERWVASVTTPQAGAGAPA; encoded by the coding sequence ATGTTCCGCTGTGCAGCCTGTGGTGCGTTCAATCGCGTGCGAGAGCCCCGTCCCGCGGGCACGCCCGAATGCGGGCGGTGTCACCGTGCCCTGGATGTCTCCGGTGCTCCGCAGGAGGTGGATGGCGAGGGGCTGGACCGGGCCATCGTGTCCTCGCCGGTGCCGGTGCTGCTGGACCTGTGGGCGCCGTGGTGCGCGCCGTGCCGGGCGGCGGCGCCCATCGTGGACGCGGTGGGGCGGGCGCAGCCAGGGCGGCTGCTGGTGCTCAAGTTGAACACGGAGCAACACCCCCGGCCCGCGAGCGCGCTGGGCGTGCAGGGCATCCCCACCTTCGTGGTGTTCGCGGGAGGACGCGAGGTGGCGCGCCGCAGCGGCGTCATGCCCAGGCCGGAGCTGGAGCGCTGGGTGGCGAGCGTGACGACGCCCCAGGCGGGCGCCGGCGCACCGGCCTGA
- the alr gene encoding alanine racemase, with product MGDGPGDAALASWLELSASALRHNVDVFRSLGGGDGTPRPVGVVLKGNAYGHGLAQVLPLVHGQVDILYFIAPQDALKVREYERAQGLAPRQVVVLGGVSPREAVALAREGVDVVVADRGWVDALPVLREAGLERALRVHVHIDTGLGREGFTLARLPDDVDFLAEARDVLEVVGVLSHFSNTEDVTEQGYALAQVDAFETGVGLLRQRLGAERPLQRHIAASAAALVLPRARYETQRVGISLYGLWPSPETRLSARLVLGEVPVLKPVLSWRCRSQAVKWLPSGSYVGYGCTYRTSEPTRIAVLPVGYYDGYPRLVSGKAHVLVNGRRCPVLGRVMMNHVIIDVTRATSDDGPVTATLLGRDGEESISAEALAGWAQTLHYELVTRLGAHLKRVVVE from the coding sequence ATGGGTGATGGACCGGGTGACGCGGCCCTGGCGTCGTGGCTGGAGCTGAGCGCGTCCGCGCTGCGCCACAACGTGGACGTCTTCCGCTCGCTGGGGGGCGGGGACGGGACGCCGCGCCCGGTGGGGGTGGTGCTCAAGGGCAACGCCTACGGACACGGGCTGGCGCAGGTGCTGCCGCTGGTGCACGGGCAGGTGGACATCCTCTACTTCATCGCCCCGCAGGACGCGCTGAAGGTGCGGGAGTACGAGCGGGCCCAGGGCCTGGCGCCCCGGCAGGTGGTGGTGCTGGGCGGGGTGTCGCCGCGCGAGGCGGTGGCGCTGGCGCGCGAGGGCGTGGACGTGGTGGTGGCGGACCGTGGCTGGGTGGACGCGTTGCCGGTGCTGCGCGAGGCCGGGCTGGAGCGCGCGCTGCGGGTCCACGTCCACATCGACACGGGGCTGGGGCGCGAGGGCTTCACGCTGGCGCGGCTGCCCGACGACGTGGACTTCCTGGCGGAGGCGCGCGACGTGCTGGAGGTGGTGGGCGTGCTCAGCCACTTCTCCAACACGGAGGACGTGACGGAGCAGGGCTACGCGTTGGCGCAGGTGGACGCGTTCGAGACGGGCGTGGGGCTCTTGAGGCAGCGGCTGGGCGCCGAGCGGCCCCTGCAGCGCCACATCGCCGCGAGCGCCGCCGCGCTGGTGCTGCCCCGGGCGCGCTACGAGACGCAGCGGGTGGGAATCTCCCTGTACGGGCTGTGGCCCTCGCCGGAGACGCGGCTGTCGGCGCGGCTGGTGCTGGGCGAGGTGCCGGTGCTCAAGCCCGTGTTGTCCTGGCGGTGCCGCAGCCAGGCGGTGAAGTGGCTGCCCTCGGGCAGCTACGTGGGGTACGGCTGCACGTACCGCACCTCCGAACCCACGCGCATCGCGGTGCTCCCCGTGGGCTACTACGACGGCTATCCCCGGCTGGTGTCGGGCAAGGCGCACGTGCTGGTCAACGGGCGCCGGTGTCCGGTGCTGGGGCGGGTGATGATGAACCACGTCATCATCGACGTGACGCGCGCTACCTCGGACGACGGCCCGGTGACGGCCACGCTGCTGGGCCGCGACGGCGAGGAGTCCATCTCCGCGGAGGCGCTCGCGGGCTGGGCGCAGACCCTCCACTACGAGCTGGTCACCCGCCTGGGCGCCCACCTGAAGCGCGTGGTGGTGGAGTAG
- a CDS encoding metallophosphoesterase: MRTLFIGDVHGCAQELDALLAACGWRRGERVVLVGDLVAKGPDSAGVVRRAREQGFLAVRGNHDAHVLRWHSGLAPEGKKLGKEHRQVLDTLAPEDWTYLEAQPLYRRFPELNALAVHGGLVPGVPLEQQRPDELLNLRSIAEDGTPSKRVDGGAPWASLWPGPELVIFGHDAMRGLQRHPHAIGLDTGCVYGGQLTAYVMPEGRLVSVPARRAYVDVNASP, translated from the coding sequence ATGCGGACGCTCTTCATCGGAGACGTGCACGGGTGCGCCCAGGAGCTGGACGCGCTCCTGGCGGCGTGTGGCTGGCGGCGGGGCGAGCGCGTGGTGCTGGTGGGCGACCTGGTGGCGAAGGGCCCGGACTCCGCGGGCGTGGTGCGCCGCGCGCGCGAGCAGGGGTTCCTCGCGGTGCGCGGCAACCACGACGCGCACGTGCTGCGGTGGCACTCGGGCCTGGCGCCCGAGGGCAAGAAGCTGGGCAAGGAGCACCGGCAGGTGCTCGACACGCTCGCGCCCGAGGACTGGACCTATCTGGAGGCCCAGCCGCTGTATCGCCGCTTCCCGGAGCTGAACGCGCTCGCGGTGCACGGGGGGCTCGTCCCCGGGGTGCCGCTGGAGCAGCAGCGCCCGGACGAGCTGCTCAATCTGCGCAGCATCGCGGAGGACGGGACGCCGTCGAAGCGCGTGGACGGCGGCGCGCCGTGGGCCAGCCTGTGGCCGGGACCGGAGCTGGTCATCTTCGGGCATGACGCCATGCGCGGCCTGCAGCGCCATCCCCACGCCATCGGACTGGACACGGGCTGCGTGTACGGCGGCCAGCTCACCGCCTACGTGATGCCGGAGGGCCGGCTCGTGTCGGTGCCCGCGAGGCGCGCGTACGTGGACGTGAACGCGTCGCCGTAG
- a CDS encoding universal stress protein, translating to MSIVCATNFSDAARRASDVAAELARKAGVPLLLAHVLNPNSARAFGQALSRAAEAALTDEQKRLERLGAKVEWVLLTGEPEREVANLARVRGASLVVAASPTHEAPFLGVGGTVDRLAQALDAPLLAVHDARPLESWVRGERPLKVLLGVDHSLPFEAARDWVRGLRAFGAVEVLGGRVVWPDTEYRRLGLARPVEFTEVTPELHAVLKRETEALLGPLAESGRPPRVFVQPGFGRIADSLVELAEREAVDLLVVGTHHRRALGRMWSVSHHALRLATMSVACVPSQAVPTGADAPLPTFHDVLVATDFSETGDRAVAHACGLVSPGGTVHLVHVAENDQALEAQKRQLEALIPREAEATGRRVRVEVLVGGKDVVTPLTQAAERYSVDALVLGTHGRTGLKRAVLGSVAQAVLARTERPVLLVRPPSA from the coding sequence ATGTCCATCGTCTGCGCCACCAACTTCTCCGACGCGGCCCGCCGCGCCAGCGACGTCGCCGCCGAGCTGGCCCGGAAGGCGGGCGTCCCGCTCCTGCTGGCCCACGTGCTCAACCCCAACTCCGCGCGCGCGTTCGGGCAGGCGCTGTCGCGGGCCGCGGAGGCGGCGCTGACCGACGAGCAGAAGCGCCTGGAGCGGCTGGGCGCGAAGGTGGAGTGGGTGCTGCTCACCGGCGAGCCGGAGCGGGAGGTGGCGAACCTGGCGCGTGTGCGCGGAGCCTCGCTGGTGGTGGCGGCCTCTCCCACGCACGAGGCCCCCTTCCTCGGCGTGGGCGGGACGGTGGACCGGTTGGCGCAGGCGCTGGACGCGCCGCTCCTGGCGGTGCACGACGCCCGGCCGCTGGAGTCCTGGGTGCGTGGCGAGCGCCCGCTGAAGGTGCTGCTGGGCGTGGACCATTCGCTGCCCTTCGAGGCCGCGCGGGACTGGGTGCGGGGCCTGCGCGCCTTCGGCGCGGTGGAGGTGCTGGGCGGGCGCGTGGTGTGGCCCGACACGGAGTACCGCCGCCTGGGCCTGGCGCGCCCCGTGGAGTTCACGGAGGTGACGCCGGAGCTGCACGCGGTGCTGAAGCGGGAGACGGAGGCGCTGCTGGGGCCCCTGGCCGAGTCGGGCCGGCCTCCGCGCGTCTTCGTACAGCCGGGCTTCGGCCGCATCGCCGACTCCCTGGTGGAACTCGCCGAGCGGGAGGCGGTGGACCTGCTGGTGGTGGGCACGCACCACCGCCGCGCGCTCGGGAGGATGTGGAGCGTCTCCCACCACGCGCTGCGGCTGGCCACCATGTCCGTGGCCTGTGTGCCCTCCCAGGCGGTGCCGACGGGCGCGGACGCGCCGCTGCCCACCTTCCACGACGTGCTCGTGGCCACCGACTTCTCCGAGACGGGCGACCGCGCCGTGGCCCACGCCTGCGGGCTGGTGTCCCCGGGCGGCACGGTGCACCTGGTCCACGTCGCGGAGAACGACCAGGCGCTGGAGGCGCAGAAGCGGCAGTTGGAGGCGCTCATCCCCCGCGAGGCGGAGGCCACCGGTCGCCGCGTGCGGGTGGAGGTCCTCGTCGGCGGCAAGGACGTCGTCACCCCGCTGACGCAGGCCGCCGAGCGCTACTCCGTGGACGCCCTCGTCCTGGGCACGCACGGACGCACGGGGCTCAAGCGCGCCGTGCTCGGCTCCGTCGCCCAGGCCGTGCTGGCGCGCACCGAACGCCCCGTGCTCCTGGTTCGGCCACCCTCGGCCTGA